A window of the Euzebya pacifica genome harbors these coding sequences:
- a CDS encoding Stk1 family PASTA domain-containing Ser/Thr kinase, with protein sequence MSTPAPGTSVPADTAGEKTRILAGRYRLGSRIGAGGMATILRGTDTQMDRPVAVKVLHPHLADDPEVRTRFAAEARHAASLSHPHVVGVYDQGETDLPWIVLELIDGPSLREVLATHGPLDPAQVLAVIEPLCDALHAAHGIGLIHRDVKPENVLITAEGSPKLADFGIARVMAATSHTATGTLVGSVHYLAPELVDGIEATPASDQYALAVVAYELLTGRKPLPADTPMAVALRHANEDVPPPSRYAPEVTPAMDAVIARATSRDPAGRFPDVAAMGRALREAVDSPPAAVTHLADDGQMHTLVLPSELAETSALPTRPARRTAEEDLAARRRPAPERPPRRWPRRVGMVLISLVVLGLLGAGGWLLYDTVLVPTTILGDLTGRPQAEVVAELQAVDLRVDIAEEEHRLDVPAGIVTGQSPSEGTELRAGEVVQLILSLGPRVIDMPDVQLQPFADVESLLRETHAFDLQIAEEHHDTVPEGDVLAQSPPAGSPVEEGSVVAVTLSLGIEQVDVPDMVGGTAEDATAALEAVRLSPTVTEEWSDEYPERGTVIAQGVAPAERVDALTQVPLVVSRGPLSLQVPDLRGMSVQQARDAVAGLAEVELVEESSPQPTLGPFTYGSVNEVERQIPEPGTTIQRGDSIQIFYFVAS encoded by the coding sequence GTGTCCACTCCGGCCCCAGGCACGTCCGTCCCCGCCGACACGGCGGGTGAGAAGACGCGCATCCTTGCCGGCCGGTACCGCCTCGGTTCGCGGATCGGCGCCGGAGGCATGGCCACGATCCTGCGGGGCACCGACACCCAGATGGACCGTCCGGTCGCCGTCAAGGTGCTGCATCCGCACCTCGCCGACGATCCCGAGGTCCGCACCCGGTTCGCCGCAGAGGCCCGCCACGCGGCCTCGCTGAGCCACCCGCACGTGGTCGGGGTCTACGACCAGGGCGAGACCGACCTGCCGTGGATCGTCCTGGAGCTGATCGACGGACCCAGCCTCCGCGAGGTCCTGGCCACCCACGGCCCGCTGGACCCCGCACAGGTGCTTGCGGTCATCGAGCCGCTCTGCGACGCCCTGCACGCCGCCCACGGCATCGGCTTGATCCACCGGGACGTCAAGCCCGAGAACGTGCTGATCACCGCCGAGGGCAGCCCCAAGCTGGCCGACTTCGGCATCGCCCGCGTGATGGCGGCCACCAGCCACACCGCCACCGGCACCCTCGTCGGCAGCGTGCACTACCTGGCCCCCGAGCTCGTCGACGGGATCGAGGCCACCCCGGCCAGCGACCAGTACGCCCTCGCGGTCGTCGCCTACGAGCTGCTGACCGGCCGCAAGCCGCTGCCGGCCGACACCCCCATGGCCGTCGCCCTGCGGCACGCCAACGAGGACGTGCCGCCGCCCAGCCGCTACGCCCCCGAGGTCACCCCGGCCATGGACGCCGTGATCGCCCGGGCAACCTCACGTGATCCCGCCGGTCGGTTCCCCGACGTCGCGGCGATGGGCCGTGCGCTCCGCGAGGCCGTCGACAGCCCCCCGGCCGCCGTGACCCACCTCGCCGATGACGGCCAGATGCACACCCTCGTCCTGCCCAGCGAGCTGGCCGAGACCTCGGCCCTGCCGACCCGACCGGCCCGCCGCACGGCCGAGGAGGACCTCGCGGCCCGCCGTCGTCCCGCCCCGGAGCGGCCCCCACGCCGCTGGCCTCGCCGCGTCGGCATGGTGCTGATCTCCCTCGTCGTCCTCGGCCTGCTCGGCGCCGGCGGCTGGCTGCTCTACGACACCGTCCTCGTGCCCACGACGATCCTCGGCGACCTGACCGGCCGACCGCAGGCCGAGGTCGTCGCCGAGCTGCAGGCGGTCGACCTCCGCGTCGACATCGCCGAGGAGGAGCACCGCCTCGACGTGCCTGCCGGCATCGTCACCGGCCAGTCCCCCAGCGAGGGCACCGAGCTGCGTGCCGGCGAGGTCGTCCAGCTGATCCTGTCCCTCGGCCCCCGGGTCATCGACATGCCCGACGTCCAGCTGCAGCCCTTCGCCGACGTCGAGTCGCTGCTGCGCGAGACCCACGCCTTCGACCTGCAGATCGCCGAGGAACACCACGACACGGTGCCGGAGGGCGACGTCCTGGCCCAGTCACCTCCGGCTGGTTCCCCGGTGGAGGAGGGGTCGGTCGTGGCGGTGACGCTGTCGCTCGGGATCGAGCAGGTCGACGTGCCCGACATGGTCGGCGGCACCGCCGAGGACGCCACCGCCGCACTGGAGGCCGTCCGGCTGTCCCCCACGGTCACCGAGGAGTGGTCCGACGAGTACCCCGAACGCGGCACGGTGATCGCCCAGGGGGTGGCGCCGGCCGAGCGCGTGGACGCGCTGACCCAGGTCCCCCTCGTCGTATCCCGTGGACCGCTCAGCCTGCAGGTTCCCGACCTGCGCGGCATGTCGGTCCAGCAGGCCCGTGACGCCGTCGCTGGCCTCGCCGAGGTCGAGCTGGTCGAGGAGAGCAGCCCGCAGCCGACGCTGGGGCCGTTCACCTACGGCTCGGTCAACGAGGTCGAACGGCAGATCCCCGAACCGGGCACCACCATCCAGCGGGGCGACTCGATCCAGATCTTCTACTTCGTCGCCAGCTGA